In a single window of the bacterium genome:
- the secF gene encoding protein translocase subunit SecF has translation MIELVKNTKIDFMGLRKYAFAFSAILVILGFVGTVQIYRGKANLGIDLAGGTSIQLKFQKPFSMDEIRSLLAKAGHGEASLQEVSGENILMLKMRALGGKEEKMVAEPMMNLLRQSLPGNPFVVESVSEIGPAIGHKLRRDAELAMLVSALAIICYLAWRFEFKFGVAAAVATFHDIFALVGIFWILGIEKDLLFITALLTIGGYSLTDTVVVFDRIRENIRLRKKGSFSETINLSVNEVLSRTIVTSTTVFIATVTLLAFGGIVLRNFALALSIGIVIGTYSSIFVASPIVAVWRGEKMTEVKR, from the coding sequence ATGATCGAGCTGGTAAAGAACACCAAGATCGACTTCATGGGACTGAGGAAATACGCCTTCGCCTTTTCCGCGATTCTGGTGATCCTCGGATTCGTCGGGACCGTCCAGATCTACCGCGGGAAGGCCAACCTGGGGATCGATCTTGCAGGCGGTACGTCGATCCAGTTGAAGTTCCAGAAGCCGTTCTCCATGGACGAGATCCGTTCCCTCCTCGCGAAGGCGGGACACGGCGAGGCGTCCCTGCAGGAGGTTTCCGGAGAAAACATCCTCATGCTCAAGATGCGCGCCCTCGGCGGGAAGGAAGAGAAGATGGTCGCGGAGCCGATGATGAACCTCCTGCGGCAATCCCTTCCCGGGAACCCGTTCGTCGTCGAGAGCGTTTCGGAGATCGGGCCGGCCATCGGGCACAAGCTTCGCCGGGACGCCGAGCTGGCGATGCTGGTTTCCGCGTTGGCGATCATCTGCTACCTCGCATGGCGGTTCGAGTTCAAGTTCGGCGTCGCGGCGGCGGTCGCGACCTTCCACGATATCTTCGCCTTGGTGGGGATCTTCTGGATCCTCGGGATCGAGAAGGACCTTCTGTTCATCACCGCGCTGCTCACGATCGGCGGGTACTCCCTGACCGACACGGTCGTCGTCTTCGACCGGATCCGGGAGAACATCCGGCTTCGGAAGAAGGGGTCCTTCTCCGAAACGATCAACCTGAGCGTCAACGAGGTCCTCAGCCGGACCATCGTCACCTCGACGACCGTCTTCATCGCCACCGTCACGCTGCTGGCGTTCGGAGGGATCGTCCTGCGCAATTTCGCGTTGGCCCTCTCGATCGGGATCGTGATCGGGACGTACTCCTCGATCTTCGTCGCCAGCCCGATCGTCGCCGTCTGGCGCGGCGAGAAGATGACCGAAGTGAAGAGGTGA
- the secD gene encoding protein translocase subunit SecD encodes MWKSITGRITLIAVLTAVSIIILVPSLTDQVPKGWKDRVPKINLGLDLQGGVFLRLAVEIDKAIENTSMRYADDARAVCREKALPVLSFQKAGDGGFSFRFPPGDFASRAQAALKEEFPSLDVSLGEVKADGATVIARMKPAEIQAIRTNAVVQGVETIRNRIDQFGVVEPQIVAEGEDRIVVQLPGVKDQQRAIELVGKTALLEFKLVDEGASVEEALKGNVPEDAQVLYQKSVDPQSGRATKTPMVVKKRALLTGDTIKTAKVNFGNQAGGAHVSLSFDTRGAKVFDRVTAENVKRRLAIVLDDTIYSAPVIQERISGGEAQITGSFTAEEASDLAIVLRAGSLPAPVKVIQNVSIGPSLGLDSIKKGVRAALIGAILVVLFMGFYYKFAGLVADFALVFNILFLLSGMAAVSATLTLPGIAGIILAIGMAVDSNVLIFERIREEIRAKKSVRAAIDAGYDKAFWTVVDSHVTTLITAVILFQFGTGPIKGFAVTLSMGVAINLFTALVCTKVVFDYLNAKKPMQALSI; translated from the coding sequence ATGTGGAAGAGCATCACCGGAAGAATCACCCTGATCGCCGTCCTGACGGCGGTCTCCATCATCATCCTGGTCCCTTCGCTGACCGACCAGGTCCCCAAGGGCTGGAAGGACCGGGTCCCCAAGATCAACCTCGGGCTCGATCTCCAGGGGGGAGTGTTCCTGCGCCTGGCCGTCGAGATCGACAAGGCGATCGAGAACACCTCCATGCGCTACGCGGACGATGCGCGCGCGGTCTGCCGTGAAAAGGCGCTGCCGGTCCTCAGTTTCCAGAAGGCCGGGGACGGCGGGTTCTCCTTCCGTTTCCCTCCGGGCGACTTCGCCTCCCGCGCGCAGGCAGCCCTCAAGGAGGAGTTCCCCTCTCTCGATGTGAGCCTGGGCGAGGTGAAAGCGGACGGGGCGACGGTGATCGCGCGGATGAAACCCGCCGAGATCCAGGCGATCCGGACGAACGCGGTGGTGCAGGGGGTCGAGACGATCCGGAACCGGATCGACCAGTTCGGCGTCGTGGAGCCCCAGATCGTCGCGGAGGGGGAGGACCGGATCGTGGTGCAGCTTCCGGGCGTCAAGGACCAGCAGCGCGCGATCGAGCTCGTCGGAAAGACGGCCCTGCTCGAGTTCAAGCTGGTCGACGAGGGCGCGAGCGTGGAAGAGGCCCTCAAGGGGAACGTTCCCGAGGACGCCCAGGTGCTCTACCAGAAGTCGGTCGACCCGCAGAGCGGCCGTGCGACCAAGACCCCGATGGTCGTGAAGAAGCGGGCTCTGCTCACCGGCGACACGATCAAGACGGCGAAGGTGAACTTCGGCAACCAGGCCGGGGGAGCGCACGTCTCCCTCTCCTTCGACACCCGCGGCGCCAAGGTCTTCGACCGGGTGACCGCAGAGAACGTGAAGCGCCGCCTGGCGATCGTCCTCGACGACACGATCTACTCCGCCCCCGTCATCCAGGAGCGGATCTCGGGGGGCGAGGCGCAGATCACCGGGAGCTTCACGGCGGAGGAGGCGTCCGACCTGGCCATCGTCCTGCGCGCCGGGTCGCTGCCGGCGCCGGTCAAGGTGATCCAGAACGTCTCCATCGGACCCTCCCTCGGTCTCGACTCGATTAAAAAGGGGGTTCGGGCGGCGCTGATCGGCGCGATCCTCGTCGTGCTCTTCATGGGGTTCTACTACAAGTTCGCCGGCTTGGTGGCGGACTTCGCACTGGTCTTCAACATCCTCTTCCTCCTTTCGGGGATGGCCGCCGTCTCGGCGACCCTCACCCTGCCCGGGATCGCGGGGATCATCCTGGCGATCGGAATGGCGGTCGACTCGAACGTCCTCATCTTCGAGCGCATCCGCGAGGAGATCCGTGCGAAGAAGTCCGTCCGGGCCGCGATCGACGCCGGGTACGACAAGGCGTTCTGGACCGTGGTCGATTCCCACGTGACCACGCTGATCACGGCGGTGATCCTCTTCCAGTTCGGCACCGGTCCGATCAAGGGGTTCGCCGTGACGCTTTCCATGGGCGTGGCGATCAACCTCTTTACCGCGCTCGTGTGCACCAAGGTCGTGTTCGACTACCTCAACGCCAAGAAGCCGATGCAGGCGCTGAGCATTTAA
- the yajC gene encoding preprotein translocase subunit YajC, whose protein sequence is MFITGVAYAMGGSPGGGAGGGGGLMGLLPILLMFVIFYFLLIRPQQKQASKQRDFIKNLKVGDRVVTSGGLHGEVKGLTETTITLEIADKVRVKVTRSAVSGSSQDAAVPEAQKPA, encoded by the coding sequence ATGTTCATAACCGGCGTGGCATATGCGATGGGCGGATCCCCGGGCGGCGGGGCCGGAGGCGGCGGCGGTCTCATGGGACTCCTCCCGATCCTGCTCATGTTCGTTATCTTCTATTTTCTCCTGATCCGTCCGCAGCAGAAACAGGCGAGCAAGCAGCGCGATTTCATCAAGAACCTCAAGGTGGGCGACCGGGTGGTCACCTCCGGAGGTCTTCACGGCGAGGTGAAGGGGCTGACCGAGACGACCATCACCCTCGAGATCGCCGACAAGGTCCGCGTAAAGGTCACCCGCAGCGCCGTCTCCGGCTCGAGCCAGGATGCGGCCGTCCCCGAGGCGCAGAAGCCCGCCTGA
- the tgt gene encoding tRNA guanosine(34) transglycosylase Tgt, producing the protein MTLRFTVTGKDGGTAARAGVVETERGSFPTPAFMPVGTAATVKGVWPDQLREMGYGCILGNTYHLYLRPGHERIRGQGGLHRFMGWDRLILTDSGGFQVFSLSALRKVSDDAVTFRSHVDGSLHTLTPELAVEVQEALGSDVRMVLDECVEYPAGREEVEEAVRRTTLWATRSLAARTFEGGGMFGIVQGGMFPDLRRRSVEEICALPFQGFAIGGVSVGEGKDLQRETVAGTAPMLPASLPRYLMGVGTPADILFAIGRGVDLFDCVLPTRNARNGMMFTSAGPVSIKQARYADDSLPPDERCDCPTCSGFSRAYLRHLYLQREMLGSMAMTVHNLHFYARLLQRAREAISRGNFGELVKESGVSENE; encoded by the coding sequence TTGACGCTCCGGTTCACGGTGACGGGCAAGGACGGGGGCACCGCGGCGCGCGCGGGGGTCGTCGAGACGGAGCGCGGATCGTTCCCGACGCCCGCGTTCATGCCCGTGGGGACGGCCGCCACGGTCAAGGGGGTCTGGCCGGACCAGCTTCGGGAGATGGGGTACGGATGCATCCTCGGCAACACCTATCACCTGTACCTGCGTCCCGGGCACGAGCGGATCCGCGGCCAGGGGGGTCTCCACCGGTTCATGGGGTGGGACCGGCTGATCCTCACCGACAGCGGCGGGTTCCAGGTCTTCTCCCTCAGCGCCCTCCGGAAGGTGTCCGACGACGCGGTGACGTTCCGCTCCCACGTCGACGGGTCGCTCCACACCCTCACCCCGGAGCTCGCGGTGGAGGTGCAGGAGGCGCTCGGGTCGGACGTGCGGATGGTGCTGGACGAGTGCGTGGAGTATCCGGCGGGCCGGGAGGAGGTCGAAGAGGCGGTGCGGCGGACCACCCTGTGGGCGACCCGTTCCCTCGCGGCGCGGACGTTCGAGGGCGGCGGCATGTTCGGGATCGTCCAGGGGGGGATGTTCCCGGACCTGCGGCGCCGCAGCGTCGAGGAGATCTGCGCCCTGCCGTTCCAGGGGTTCGCCATCGGCGGGGTGAGCGTCGGCGAGGGGAAGGATCTCCAGCGCGAGACCGTCGCCGGGACGGCGCCGATGCTTCCGGCTTCCTTGCCGCGCTACCTGATGGGGGTGGGAACGCCCGCGGACATCCTCTTCGCGATCGGGCGGGGAGTGGACCTGTTCGACTGCGTCCTGCCGACGCGCAACGCGCGAAACGGGATGATGTTCACTTCCGCCGGCCCGGTGTCGATCAAGCAGGCCCGGTACGCGGACGACTCCCTTCCGCCGGACGAACGGTGCGACTGTCCAACGTGCAGCGGCTTCTCCCGCGCATACCTGCGCCACCTCTATCTCCAGCGGGAAATGCTGGGATCGATGGCGATGACCGTGCACAACCTTCATTTCTACGCGCGGCTGCTGCAGCGGGCGCGGGAGGCGATTTCCCGTGGAAATTTCGGGGAACTTGTGAAAGAATCAGGCGTTTCGGAAAACGAGTAA
- the queA gene encoding tRNA preQ1(34) S-adenosylmethionine ribosyltransferase-isomerase QueA, protein MRTALLEYDLPGHLVAQHPAPRRRDARLMTLSRATGDVGHRAFPEFPFLLRRGDLLVVNDTKVLHGRLRAARGTGGAVEVFLLSPLPDSGAAGEERWEALARPSKRLKEGEEFEIGGALRVRLARRLGAGRWEVLLSGGGIPVAKALENAGEVPLPPYIRRRRGDPAAKEDAVRYQTVFARSPGSVAAPTAGLHFDEDLLGELSTAGVGVARVTLSVGYGTFSPIRTEEVEAYAIHPERYRMPPETAAEINAAHGRGGRVVAVGTTSVRTVETCAAEDGTVMPSEGTTRKFIFPGYRFRAVDALLTNFHLPRSSLLALVMAFAGVDAVRAAYREAIAREYRFYSYGDAMFLS, encoded by the coding sequence TTGAGGACCGCCCTGCTGGAGTACGACCTCCCGGGGCATCTCGTCGCGCAGCACCCGGCTCCCCGCCGGCGCGACGCCCGACTGATGACCCTGTCCCGCGCGACCGGGGACGTCGGCCACCGCGCATTCCCCGAGTTCCCGTTCCTTCTGCGCCGCGGGGACCTGCTGGTCGTCAACGATACGAAGGTCCTCCACGGGCGGCTTCGCGCGGCGCGCGGGACGGGCGGGGCCGTCGAGGTCTTCCTCCTGTCGCCCCTGCCGGATTCCGGAGCGGCGGGAGAGGAGCGTTGGGAGGCGCTCGCCCGCCCCTCGAAGCGGCTGAAGGAAGGGGAGGAGTTCGAGATCGGAGGCGCCCTGCGGGTCCGCCTCGCGCGCAGGCTCGGCGCGGGACGCTGGGAGGTTCTCCTGTCGGGAGGGGGCATCCCCGTGGCAAAGGCGCTGGAGAATGCGGGGGAGGTGCCGCTGCCGCCGTACATCCGGCGGCGTCGCGGCGATCCCGCGGCGAAGGAGGACGCGGTCCGATACCAGACGGTGTTCGCGCGGAGCCCCGGCTCCGTGGCGGCTCCTACCGCGGGACTCCATTTCGACGAGGATCTCCTGGGGGAGCTCTCGACGGCGGGAGTCGGCGTCGCGCGGGTGACCCTGTCGGTCGGGTACGGCACCTTCTCCCCGATCCGCACGGAGGAGGTCGAGGCGTACGCGATCCACCCGGAACGGTACCGGATGCCGCCGGAGACGGCGGCGGAAATCAATGCCGCGCACGGGCGCGGCGGGCGCGTGGTCGCGGTGGGGACCACCAGCGTGCGGACCGTCGAGACGTGCGCGGCGGAGGACGGCACGGTGATGCCGTCGGAGGGGACGACGCGGAAGTTCATCTTCCCCGGATACCGGTTCCGCGCGGTCGACGCGCTGTTGACGAACTTCCACCTTCCGCGCTCCAGTCTCCTCGCCCTGGTGATGGCGTTCGCCGGCGTGGACGCGGTGCGCGCGGCGTACCGCGAGGCGATCGCCCGCGAATACCGTTTCTACAGCTACGGCGACGCGATGTTCCTCTCGTGA
- a CDS encoding SpoIID/LytB domain-containing protein, whose translation MKAHNPQTRYWNAAAAALLAAGILFLAGCAGAPRTVSPPARASIPPRGPTAVPRPAGPAASPRPGPAAIAPSPSGIAGIRFIRVLLSGGTTGVVLDGESIRAWGGDGKPAAEAAGRVTLAAVGERIRWNGERLLGDTLDAAGTPELRIGSRTVTGRVRLLARKGELLVVAVVPFEEYVAAVASREAAPRFHPEALAAMAVAVRTYAAGAVARPRDPAYDVVGSVEDQVFDGMDGVAAVFREAADRTRGVVVRYRGELARTVYHSTCGGRTEDAGSAWGKDVPYLRARPCEDCADSPVYRWEYRMSAAEGRRVAKTLGVPQGRDLRIAVAGRTPTGRASRVRISSGGVTREMQAAEFRKAAGYAKVRSLKMEIVPVAGEWRFTGEGWGHGVGMCQFGANGMARRGAGYRDILARYYPGTDISGESP comes from the coding sequence ATGAAGGCGCACAACCCGCAAACCCGCTATTGGAACGCGGCCGCAGCCGCGCTCCTCGCGGCGGGGATCCTGTTCCTCGCCGGATGCGCCGGGGCGCCGCGTACGGTATCGCCCCCGGCAAGAGCGTCGATCCCTCCGCGCGGGCCGACTGCCGTCCCGCGGCCGGCAGGACCGGCGGCATCCCCGCGTCCGGGGCCGGCCGCGATCGCGCCCTCCCCTTCCGGAATCGCCGGGATCCGGTTCATCCGCGTCCTCCTCTCGGGAGGTACGACGGGAGTGGTCCTCGATGGAGAGTCGATCCGGGCGTGGGGGGGGGACGGGAAGCCGGCCGCCGAAGCGGCGGGCCGCGTCACCCTGGCCGCGGTCGGGGAACGGATCCGGTGGAACGGGGAGAGGCTCCTCGGCGATACCCTCGATGCGGCGGGGACGCCGGAACTGCGCATCGGGAGCCGGACCGTGACCGGCCGGGTCCGCCTCCTCGCCCGGAAAGGGGAGTTGCTCGTTGTCGCCGTGGTGCCGTTCGAGGAGTACGTCGCCGCCGTGGCCAGCCGGGAGGCCGCGCCGCGATTCCACCCGGAGGCGCTCGCCGCGATGGCGGTGGCCGTCCGGACGTACGCCGCCGGGGCGGTGGCGAGGCCGCGCGACCCCGCCTATGACGTCGTGGGAAGCGTGGAGGACCAGGTGTTCGACGGGATGGACGGGGTAGCCGCGGTATTCCGGGAGGCGGCCGACCGGACGCGGGGGGTCGTGGTCCGGTACCGGGGCGAGCTCGCTCGGACGGTCTATCACTCCACGTGCGGGGGGCGGACCGAGGACGCCGGGTCCGCCTGGGGAAAGGACGTCCCGTACCTGCGGGCGCGTCCCTGTGAAGATTGCGCCGACAGCCCGGTCTACCGGTGGGAGTACCGGATGTCCGCGGCGGAGGGGCGACGCGTCGCGAAGACGCTCGGCGTGCCGCAAGGAAGGGATCTCCGGATCGCCGTGGCGGGCCGCACGCCGACGGGACGGGCGAGCCGCGTCCGGATCTCCTCCGGCGGCGTCACACGCGAGATGCAGGCGGCCGAGTTCCGGAAAGCGGCCGGGTACGCCAAGGTCCGCAGCCTGAAGATGGAGATCGTCCCCGTCGCCGGAGAGTGGAGGTTCACGGGAGAAGGGTGGGGACACGGGGTGGGGATGTGCCAATTCGGGGCGAACGGGATGGCCCGGCGCGGTGCGGGATATCGCGATATCCTTGCCCGCTACTACCCCGGGACCGATATCAGCGGAGAAAGCCCTTGA
- a CDS encoding slipin family protein, with protein MYAAGLVLVLLFLSSAVKILNEYERGVVFRLGRVIGCKGPGLILLIPAVDKMVRVDLRVVAMDVPAQDVITRDNVTIKVSAVLYFRVIDPNRAIVGVENYLYATSQLSQTTLRSVCGQAELDELLAEREKINEHLQEILDKDTEPWGVKVAKVEIKNIDLPQEMQRAIAKQAEAERERRAKVIGAEGEFQAAQKLSDAAKIIAENPIALQLRYLQTLREVAAENNSTTIFPVPIDLLTPFMQMAKMITPAPPAQTKE; from the coding sequence ATGTATGCAGCCGGATTGGTATTGGTACTGCTGTTCTTGTCCAGCGCCGTCAAGATCCTGAACGAGTACGAACGGGGGGTGGTGTTCCGGCTCGGGCGCGTGATCGGGTGCAAGGGACCCGGCCTCATCCTGCTCATCCCCGCCGTCGACAAGATGGTCCGGGTGGACCTTCGCGTCGTGGCGATGGACGTCCCCGCGCAGGATGTCATCACGCGGGACAACGTCACCATCAAGGTGAGCGCCGTGCTCTATTTCCGCGTCATCGACCCGAACCGGGCGATCGTCGGCGTGGAGAACTACCTCTACGCGACGTCCCAGCTTTCCCAGACGACCCTGCGGTCGGTCTGCGGCCAAGCCGAGCTCGACGAGCTCCTCGCGGAACGGGAGAAGATCAACGAACACCTCCAGGAGATCCTCGACAAGGACACGGAACCGTGGGGCGTCAAGGTCGCGAAGGTGGAGATCAAGAACATCGACCTGCCGCAGGAGATGCAGAGGGCGATCGCCAAGCAGGCCGAGGCCGAGCGGGAGCGGCGCGCCAAGGTCATCGGCGCCGAGGGGGAGTTCCAGGCGGCCCAGAAGCTTTCCGACGCGGCGAAGATCATCGCCGAGAACCCGATCGCGCTGCAGTTGCGCTACCTCCAGACGCTGCGGGAGGTGGCGGCCGAGAACAACTCCACGACCATCTTCCCCGTGCCGATCGACCTGCTCACGCCGTTCATGCAGATGGCGAAAATGATCACCCCCGCGCCCCCGGCACAAACGAAGGAGTGA
- a CDS encoding nodulation protein NfeD encodes MNPSALRILISAIVLFLSIPGGAIPAAAAGKGVIVATIAAPIGPVTADYLAAVIDRAVEEDAGLLVVELDTPGGLDSAMRQMVQAILKCRVPVAVYVSPQGARAASAGVLITLAADVAAMAPGTNIGAAHPVNVGGGTMDNTMSRKVENDAAAYARSLAAGRGRNVDWAESAVRQSASLSESDALDKKVVDVVAASLPELLARIDGREIRKGDVTVTLRTKGAPVTRVPMGLRHRVLSALADPNIAYILVMIGVYGIYFELASPGAVFPGVVGGISLLLGFYALQTLSANYAGFLLILLSVLLFFLELKIQSHGALAIGGIVAMLLGSLMLFRESADPFLRVSWTVLITMVALSAAFFAVVISLAVRSQLRRPSTGPEGMIGEIGEAVTDIDPKGKVRVVGELWDARCDRPVRKGDQVIVKRLDGMTLVVDQREGPAEPP; translated from the coding sequence ATGAATCCTTCCGCTCTGCGCATCCTCATATCCGCGATCGTGTTGTTCCTCTCCATTCCGGGAGGCGCAATTCCCGCCGCGGCGGCGGGGAAGGGGGTGATCGTGGCCACCATCGCCGCGCCGATCGGCCCCGTCACGGCGGACTACCTCGCCGCGGTCATCGATCGGGCGGTCGAGGAGGATGCGGGGCTCCTCGTGGTCGAGCTGGACACGCCGGGCGGGCTCGATTCCGCGATGCGGCAGATGGTGCAGGCGATCCTCAAGTGCCGGGTCCCCGTCGCGGTGTACGTGTCCCCGCAGGGGGCGCGGGCGGCGTCCGCGGGGGTGCTCATCACGCTGGCGGCCGACGTGGCGGCCATGGCCCCCGGAACCAACATCGGCGCGGCCCACCCGGTCAACGTGGGGGGCGGCACGATGGACAACACGATGTCGCGGAAGGTGGAGAACGACGCCGCGGCCTACGCGCGCTCGCTGGCGGCCGGCCGGGGTCGAAACGTCGACTGGGCGGAGAGCGCGGTCCGGCAAAGCGCCTCCCTCTCGGAGTCGGACGCCCTCGACAAAAAGGTCGTCGACGTCGTCGCCGCGTCCCTTCCCGAACTGCTCGCACGGATCGACGGAAGGGAGATCCGGAAGGGCGACGTCACGGTCACCCTCCGGACGAAGGGTGCGCCGGTGACCCGCGTGCCCATGGGCCTTCGTCACCGGGTCCTGTCCGCGCTCGCGGACCCGAACATCGCCTACATCCTGGTGATGATCGGGGTCTACGGGATCTACTTCGAGCTGGCCTCCCCCGGCGCGGTGTTCCCCGGAGTGGTCGGAGGGATCTCCCTGCTCCTGGGCTTCTACGCCCTGCAGACGCTGTCGGCGAACTACGCGGGCTTCCTGCTGATCCTCCTCTCCGTCCTCCTCTTCTTCCTCGAGCTGAAGATCCAGTCGCACGGGGCGTTGGCCATCGGCGGGATCGTCGCGATGCTCCTGGGGAGCCTGATGCTCTTCCGGGAGAGCGCGGATCCGTTCCTGCGCGTCTCCTGGACCGTGCTGATCACCATGGTCGCGTTGTCGGCGGCCTTCTTCGCCGTGGTCATATCGCTGGCCGTTCGCAGCCAGCTTCGCAGGCCGTCCACCGGTCCGGAGGGGATGATCGGAGAGATCGGGGAGGCGGTCACGGACATCGACCCGAAGGGGAAGGTCCGTGTCGTCGGAGAGCTGTGGGACGCACGGTGCGACCGGCCCGTCCGCAAGGGGGATCAGGTGATCGTGAAACGCCTCGACGGGATGACGCTCGTCGTGGATCAACGGGAAGGTCCGGCGGAGCCGCCGTAG
- a CDS encoding class I SAM-dependent rRNA methyltransferase, protein MTNSLPEVGVSRKGEERLRSGHPWVFGDDLREVPAGLPPGQWAWVRSRSGEPLGTATINLGSRIALRRVSRADVLPTEAFLGDRLREASARRAEAGMGGERALRVLFSEGDFLPGAIADRYGDVLSVQILTAGMETVRDLLLDVLERHFRPRLIYERSEGGGRRHEGLPERKGPVRGGGSTREEIETDGVRFAVDVEAGPKTGFFLDQRRNRGIVRGLAEGKAVLDGFCAAGGFGLYALAGGAKSVLAIDSSRAAVETARANAALNGVSGRWEGEAEDLFQALRNLRDVGRRFDLVVLDPPSFAKSREGREGALRGYRDINRMGLSVLSPGGFLATSSCTQLIDAAQWVAALRDAAADAGADLERIAWGGPPPDHPVLLSVPETDYLKFAVYRRRLP, encoded by the coding sequence ATGACGAATTCCCTTCCCGAGGTCGGGGTCAGCCGGAAAGGCGAAGAGCGCCTGCGCTCCGGCCACCCGTGGGTGTTCGGGGACGACCTGCGCGAGGTGCCGGCGGGTCTCCCGCCGGGGCAGTGGGCATGGGTGCGCTCGCGGTCGGGGGAACCGCTCGGGACGGCGACGATCAACCTCGGCTCCCGGATCGCCCTTCGAAGAGTGTCCCGGGCGGATGTCCTGCCGACGGAGGCGTTCCTCGGAGACCGGCTTCGGGAGGCGTCCGCGAGGCGCGCCGAGGCGGGGATGGGCGGGGAACGCGCCCTGAGGGTCCTCTTTTCCGAGGGGGATTTCCTTCCCGGTGCGATCGCGGACCGTTATGGCGACGTCCTCTCCGTGCAGATCCTGACGGCGGGGATGGAGACCGTCCGGGATCTCCTCCTGGACGTCCTCGAGCGTCACTTCCGGCCGCGCCTGATCTACGAGCGGTCCGAAGGCGGGGGGCGCCGCCACGAAGGGCTGCCGGAGCGGAAAGGCCCGGTCCGCGGGGGGGGCTCGACCCGGGAAGAGATCGAGACGGACGGGGTCCGGTTTGCCGTCGACGTGGAGGCGGGCCCCAAGACGGGCTTTTTCCTCGACCAGCGAAGGAACCGCGGCATCGTCCGCGGCCTGGCGGAGGGGAAGGCGGTGCTCGACGGCTTCTGCGCCGCGGGAGGGTTCGGCCTGTACGCCCTCGCCGGGGGCGCGAAGAGCGTTCTCGCGATCGACTCCTCGCGGGCGGCCGTCGAGACCGCGCGCGCGAACGCCGCCTTGAACGGCGTATCCGGACGGTGGGAGGGGGAGGCGGAGGATCTCTTCCAGGCGCTTCGCAACTTGAGGGACGTCGGACGGCGGTTCGACCTGGTGGTCCTCGATCCGCCGTCGTTCGCCAAGTCCCGCGAAGGGAGGGAAGGCGCCCTGCGCGGATACCGTGACATCAACCGGATGGGGCTCTCGGTCCTCTCTCCCGGGGGCTTCCTGGCCACCTCGTCCTGTACGCAGTTGATCGACGCGGCGCAATGGGTCGCGGCCCTCCGGGACGCGGCGGCCGACGCCGGCGCCGACCTCGAGAGGATCGCGTGGGGGGGACCGCCGCCCGATCACCCGGTGCTCCTGTCCGTTCCGGAGACCGACTACCTGAAATTCGCCGTCTACAGGAGGCGGCTGCCATGA
- a CDS encoding uracil-DNA glycosylase, translated as MSGARSRRMIAAWLREVGVDYVLRPTPGGETLDDIRKELTDCRRCPLCAGRATVVFGVGNPRARLMFVGEGPGSEEDRRGEPFVGAAGKRLDQWIARIGLRREDVYIANIVKCRPPGNRAPSPEEAKACLPFLLRQIRAIRPEILCTLGATALNFLLEVEEKITRERGKWRERDGVPVLPTYHPAFILRNAARETEVFEDFDALASRLRLPPAK; from the coding sequence ATGAGCGGAGCCCGTTCCCGCAGGATGATCGCGGCGTGGCTCCGGGAGGTCGGGGTGGACTACGTCCTCCGGCCGACGCCCGGCGGGGAGACCCTCGACGATATCCGAAAGGAGTTGACCGACTGCCGCCGGTGTCCGCTCTGCGCGGGCCGCGCCACGGTCGTCTTCGGGGTGGGGAACCCGCGCGCCCGGCTGATGTTCGTCGGCGAGGGACCCGGATCCGAGGAGGACCGCCGGGGAGAGCCGTTCGTCGGCGCCGCCGGGAAGCGGCTCGACCAGTGGATCGCGCGGATCGGTCTTCGACGGGAGGACGTCTACATCGCCAACATCGTGAAGTGCCGCCCGCCGGGGAACCGCGCCCCCTCTCCCGAAGAGGCGAAGGCGTGCCTTCCGTTCCTGCTGCGCCAGATCCGCGCGATCCGCCCCGAAATCCTGTGCACCCTCGGCGCGACGGCGCTGAATTTCCTGCTGGAAGTCGAGGAAAAGATCACCCGGGAGCGGGGGAAATGGAGGGAGCGGGACGGAGTCCCCGTGCTTCCCACGTACCATCCCGCCTTCATCCTTCGCAACGCCGCCCGGGAGACGGAGGTCTTCGAGGACTTCGATGCCCTCGCCTCGCGTCTCCGTCTTCCTCCCGCGAAATGA